Proteins from a single region of Geothrix sp. PMB-07:
- a CDS encoding (Fe-S)-binding protein: MNGSKPKKVYFYGTCLVDLFFPDAGMAGIQLLRAAGVEVVFPQGQTCCGQPAYNCGYWEEARDVARTQVALFPEDLPVILPSGSCAGMMKKHYPELFHGQPDEAQVRAFSGRVYELTQFLVEVLEVRLKDLGEPVKVTWHSSCHAVRDLGLKGEPQALIGQLANVELAPLTRTHECCGFGGTFSVRQPEISGAMSCDKAADAEATGASVLLSTDGGCLLNVNGTLEAKQSRLRVQHIAEFLWERTHAR, from the coding sequence GTGAACGGTTCCAAGCCCAAGAAGGTCTACTTCTACGGCACCTGCCTGGTGGACCTGTTCTTTCCCGATGCCGGCATGGCCGGCATCCAGCTCCTGCGCGCGGCCGGAGTCGAGGTCGTCTTCCCGCAGGGACAGACCTGTTGCGGCCAGCCCGCCTACAACTGCGGCTACTGGGAGGAGGCCCGGGACGTGGCCCGCACCCAGGTAGCCCTGTTTCCTGAGGACCTGCCGGTGATCCTGCCCTCGGGCAGCTGCGCCGGCATGATGAAGAAGCACTACCCCGAGCTCTTCCACGGCCAGCCCGACGAGGCCCAGGTCCGCGCCTTCAGCGGCCGGGTCTACGAACTGACGCAATTCCTGGTGGAAGTCCTCGAGGTGAGGCTGAAGGACCTGGGCGAACCGGTGAAGGTCACCTGGCACAGCTCCTGTCACGCCGTGCGGGATCTGGGTCTCAAGGGCGAGCCCCAGGCGCTCATCGGACAGCTGGCCAACGTGGAGCTGGCCCCCCTGACCCGCACCCATGAATGCTGCGGCTTCGGGGGCACCTTCTCCGTGCGCCAGCCGGAAATCAGCGGGGCCATGTCCTGCGACAAGGCGGCCGATGCCGAAGCCACCGGCGCCTCCGTGCTGCTGTCCACGGACGGTGGCTGTCTCCTCAACGTGAACGGCACCCTGGAAGCCAAGCAGAGCCGTCTGCGCGTCCAGCACATTGCCGAGTTCCTCTGGGAGCGCACCCATGCACGCTGA
- a CDS encoding FadR/GntR family transcriptional regulator, whose translation MDFTPIKTKRLYEEIVEQIKTLITDGRLKPGDKLLAERELAEQFQVSRASVREAIRTLEMLGVIDIRPGEGTFVRGTETDDIIRPLAMFLAVERNSLLDMFEMRRIFETATAGLAAERATEEELDHIEAMLEKMRERLNVLDPEKGEEFDAAFHYAVAEATHNSLLTKLFKTVSEEFAKANSVARRQLYHDNVQNAQRIIDQHSEILDAIRSRSPKVASKAMLAHLIFAEGELRKWIV comes from the coding sequence ATGGATTTTACGCCGATCAAGACCAAGCGCCTCTACGAAGAGATCGTTGAGCAGATCAAGACGCTCATCACCGATGGACGGCTCAAGCCTGGGGACAAGCTGCTGGCCGAGCGCGAACTGGCAGAGCAATTCCAGGTGAGCCGGGCCTCGGTACGAGAAGCCATCCGAACCCTGGAGATGCTGGGTGTCATCGATATCCGACCCGGTGAGGGGACCTTCGTGCGGGGCACGGAAACCGATGACATTATCCGGCCCCTGGCCATGTTTCTGGCCGTGGAGCGGAACTCGCTCCTCGACATGTTTGAAATGCGGCGCATCTTCGAAACGGCCACGGCCGGCCTGGCCGCCGAACGGGCCACCGAAGAGGAGTTGGACCACATCGAAGCGATGCTCGAGAAGATGCGGGAACGCCTGAATGTCCTGGACCCCGAAAAGGGCGAGGAGTTCGACGCGGCCTTCCACTACGCTGTGGCTGAGGCCACCCACAACAGCCTGCTCACGAAGCTATTCAAGACAGTGTCCGAAGAGTTCGCGAAAGCCAATTCCGTGGCCAGGCGCCAGCTGTACCACGACAATGTGCAGAATGCGCAGCGCATCATCGACCAGCATTCGGAGATCCTCGACGCGATTCGCTCACGATCTCCCAAAGTTGCGTCCAAAGCCATGCTCGCGCACCTGATCTTCGCCGAAGGAGAACTGCGCAAGTGGATTGTGTAG
- a CDS encoding carboxymuconolactone decarboxylase family protein codes for MSLSDTARRNHERWFPNHVSTLKKTDPEFIELFDNFAFDEVFSHGSLDDRARLMVILAALIAGQAHGEFKVMLRAALNAGVSPVEVKEIVYQAVPYCGIADVYEFLHVTNETLESLGIQLPLPGQSTTTPETRMEQGLAVQKAIFGGLIDRMRKEATATQTHVQDYLSSNCFGDYYTRTGLDLRMRELLTFSMLAALRGCEPQLKGHIQGNVQVGNDKGVMLDVLTQLLPYLGYPRILNAFRCLNEVLPESA; via the coding sequence ATGAGCCTTTCGGATACTGCCCGCAGAAACCACGAGCGCTGGTTTCCGAATCACGTCTCCACGCTGAAGAAAACCGACCCGGAGTTCATCGAGCTCTTCGATAACTTCGCCTTCGACGAGGTGTTCTCCCATGGAAGCCTGGATGACAGGGCGCGGCTGATGGTCATCCTGGCAGCCTTGATCGCGGGCCAGGCGCACGGGGAGTTCAAGGTCATGCTCCGTGCGGCCCTGAATGCAGGTGTCTCGCCCGTGGAAGTCAAGGAGATCGTGTACCAGGCTGTGCCCTATTGCGGCATCGCCGACGTGTACGAATTCCTCCATGTCACCAACGAAACGCTTGAGAGCCTAGGAATACAGCTCCCCTTGCCGGGGCAGTCCACCACCACGCCGGAGACGCGAATGGAGCAGGGACTTGCGGTTCAGAAGGCGATCTTCGGTGGGCTGATCGACAGGATGCGCAAGGAGGCAACAGCCACCCAAACTCACGTTCAGGACTACCTGTCCAGCAATTGCTTCGGCGACTATTACACGAGGACCGGGCTGGATCTGCGGATGCGGGAACTGCTGACCTTCTCGATGCTGGCCGCCCTGCGGGGCTGCGAACCTCAGCTGAAGGGCCACATTCAGGGCAACGTGCAAGTGGGCAATGACAAGGGCGTGATGCTCGATGTCCTCACCCAGTTGTTGCCCTACCTCGGCTATCCGCGGATTCTCAATGCCTTCCGCTGCTTGAATGAAGTCCTCCCTGAATCGGCCTAG
- a CDS encoding LutB/LldF family L-lactate oxidation iron-sulfur protein yields MHAELEVHFQESAAKALLDPQLRANFRRAMDGLMAKRKAQFPDPADLQDLRDLSTAIRSRSLLNLPDLLEQFEANCTKNGIRVHWAETCEQANELILGILQSKGAKTLVKGKSMVSEEMHLNAFLEKHGIEALESDLGEYIIQLDGETPSHIIMPAIHKNKDQIARQFSQKIKDAKYTEDVDELTAMARKVLRQKFLDADAGLSGVNFAVAETGTLCLVENEGNGRMSTHVPPLHIAVMGLEKVVARLEDVAPLYAILTRSATGQAVSTYFNLITAPRGTGEKDGPQEVHLVILDNGRSRIYADPQLRATLRCIRCGACMNHCPVYTRVGGHAYEAVYPGPIGKILTPQMEGVGVRHDLIHGSSLCGACGEVCPVEIPIPEILVRLRREATHTDAESQVAGKGAGRTRTEDWAWRLWAGVLKRPRLYRLAAWFATRFGKALPAGAPLIKHWTRTRSTPVPARHSLQERMRNEARQGARHD; encoded by the coding sequence ATGCACGCTGAGCTCGAAGTCCACTTCCAAGAGAGCGCGGCCAAGGCCCTGCTGGATCCCCAGCTCCGAGCCAACTTCCGCCGGGCCATGGACGGCCTCATGGCCAAGCGCAAGGCCCAGTTCCCCGATCCGGCCGACCTGCAGGATCTGCGCGACCTCAGCACCGCCATCCGTTCGCGCAGCCTGCTGAACCTGCCCGATCTGCTCGAACAATTCGAGGCCAATTGCACGAAGAACGGCATCCGCGTGCATTGGGCGGAAACCTGCGAGCAGGCCAACGAGCTGATCCTGGGCATCCTCCAATCCAAGGGCGCCAAGACCCTGGTCAAGGGCAAGAGCATGGTCTCGGAGGAGATGCACCTCAACGCCTTCCTGGAAAAGCACGGCATCGAGGCCCTGGAATCGGATCTGGGCGAGTACATCATCCAGCTGGATGGTGAAACGCCCAGCCACATCATCATGCCCGCCATCCACAAGAACAAAGACCAGATCGCCCGCCAGTTCAGCCAGAAGATCAAGGATGCGAAGTACACCGAGGATGTGGACGAACTCACGGCCATGGCGCGCAAGGTGCTGCGCCAGAAATTCCTCGATGCCGATGCCGGGCTTTCCGGCGTGAACTTCGCCGTGGCCGAGACCGGAACCCTCTGCCTGGTGGAGAACGAAGGCAACGGGCGCATGAGCACCCACGTGCCGCCACTCCACATCGCCGTCATGGGCCTGGAGAAGGTGGTGGCCCGCCTCGAGGATGTGGCCCCGCTCTACGCCATCCTCACCCGCTCGGCCACGGGACAGGCGGTGAGCACCTACTTCAACCTGATCACCGCTCCCCGCGGCACGGGCGAGAAGGACGGCCCCCAGGAAGTGCATCTGGTCATCCTCGACAATGGCCGTTCGCGCATCTACGCCGATCCCCAGCTGCGGGCCACCCTCCGCTGCATCCGCTGCGGCGCCTGCATGAACCACTGTCCGGTCTACACCCGCGTGGGCGGCCATGCCTACGAGGCCGTCTACCCGGGTCCCATCGGCAAGATCCTCACACCGCAAATGGAAGGCGTCGGCGTGCGCCACGATCTCATCCACGGCTCCAGCCTCTGCGGCGCCTGCGGCGAGGTCTGCCCCGTGGAGATCCCCATCCCGGAGATCCTGGTGCGCCTGCGCCGGGAGGCCACCCACACCGACGCGGAGTCACAGGTCGCGGGCAAGGGGGCAGGCCGGACCCGCACGGAGGATTGGGCCTGGCGCCTCTGGGCTGGGGTGCTCAAACGGCCGCGGCTCTACCGGCTGGCGGCTTGGTTCGCCACCCGCTTCGGCAAGGCCCTGCCAGCTGGGGCTCCCCTGATCAAGCACTGGACCCGCACCCGCTCGACCCCCGTTCCCGCGCGGCATTCGTTGCAAGAGCGCATGCGGAATGAAGCCCGCCAGGGAGCCCGCCATGACTGA
- a CDS encoding lactate utilization protein C, with protein MTDTTPSSTASSTARAAILGRLRAAGGSAPLPPLDLAVLERRHWPARERMERLRKGMEAVHTEFLEATPEDWTAVIQSFCAREGLKNLLYGPGSEAGTRLAADWVADQGAGGTQLMPYDRPVESFKDELFNGVEAGFTGTVGGVAETGGLLLMPDAAEPRLLSLVPPIHLALLRASTIQDSFWSAVKALGWGRSLPPNALMISGPSKTADIEQTLAYGVHGPKRLIVVLVDDLGAP; from the coding sequence ATGACTGACACCACCCCCTCCTCCACCGCCTCTTCCACGGCCCGCGCCGCCATCCTCGGCCGCCTGCGCGCCGCGGGAGGCAGCGCCCCCCTGCCTCCCCTCGACCTCGCCGTGCTGGAGCGCCGCCACTGGCCCGCCCGCGAGCGCATGGAACGCCTGCGCAAAGGCATGGAGGCCGTCCACACCGAATTCCTTGAAGCCACTCCGGAGGACTGGACCGCCGTGATCCAGAGTTTCTGCGCGCGGGAAGGCCTGAAGAACCTGCTCTACGGACCTGGCAGCGAGGCCGGCACCCGCCTCGCCGCGGATTGGGTTGCCGATCAGGGAGCTGGAGGCACCCAGCTCATGCCCTACGACCGGCCCGTGGAAAGCTTCAAGGACGAGCTCTTCAACGGCGTCGAGGCCGGTTTCACCGGCACCGTGGGCGGCGTGGCTGAAACCGGGGGCCTGTTGCTGATGCCCGATGCCGCAGAGCCTCGCCTGCTCTCCCTGGTGCCTCCCATCCACCTGGCCCTGCTGCGGGCTTCCACCATCCAGGACAGCTTCTGGTCCGCCGTGAAAGCCCTGGGCTGGGGTCGCAGCCTGCCCCCCAATGCCCTGATGATCTCCGGTCCCAGCAAGACCGCCGACATCGAGCAGACCCTGGCCTATGGCGTCCATGGTCCCAAGCGGCTCATCGTGGTTCTGGTGGATGATCTCGGCGCCCCCTGA
- a CDS encoding AraC family transcriptional regulator codes for MAHTHASASPRGLGPDTQQADLANLTALLKAHAPYDGVFELRLPGVFLSRASQAHKAFHHAVQRPALCLVAQGAKRVMLGQELFEYDASRMLIYSVDVPVAAQVTEATLDQPFLGIRLNLDPSRIADLTSKVYPHGLPKREEGRAICVDQADSHVLNAVVRLLELASQPGEADLLAPLVIDEILIRLLRSPLGRRVAQIGQEDGRLHRVSKAVAWVRANFDQPLDVERLATLVHMSPSSFHQHFKAVTSFSPLQYQKALRLQEARRLMLHTQLDAGLAAQRVGYQSASQFSREYGRYFGNTPTRDMAVLREQAAHSGAASPDA; via the coding sequence ATGGCACACACCCACGCTTCAGCCTCCCCCCGTGGTCTGGGCCCGGACACCCAGCAGGCTGATCTCGCCAACCTCACAGCTTTGCTGAAGGCCCACGCGCCCTATGACGGTGTCTTTGAACTGCGCCTTCCCGGGGTGTTCCTCAGCCGGGCCTCTCAGGCGCACAAGGCCTTCCACCATGCGGTGCAGCGCCCGGCCCTGTGCCTGGTGGCCCAGGGGGCGAAGCGGGTGATGCTGGGGCAGGAGCTCTTCGAGTACGACGCCTCGCGGATGCTCATCTATTCGGTGGATGTGCCCGTGGCCGCCCAGGTCACCGAGGCCACCCTCGACCAACCATTCCTGGGGATTCGACTGAACCTGGATCCCAGCCGAATCGCTGATCTGACCTCCAAGGTGTACCCGCATGGCCTCCCCAAACGGGAAGAGGGCCGCGCCATCTGCGTCGATCAGGCCGACAGCCACGTGCTCAACGCCGTGGTGAGGCTCCTGGAACTGGCCTCGCAACCGGGCGAAGCCGACCTGCTCGCGCCGCTGGTCATCGACGAAATCCTGATCCGGCTGCTGCGCAGCCCCCTGGGTCGCCGCGTGGCCCAGATCGGCCAAGAGGACGGCCGCCTCCACAGGGTTTCCAAAGCCGTGGCCTGGGTGCGGGCGAATTTCGACCAGCCGCTGGACGTGGAACGGCTGGCCACCCTGGTGCACATGAGCCCCTCCTCCTTTCATCAGCACTTCAAGGCCGTCACGTCCTTTAGCCCCCTGCAGTACCAGAAGGCGCTCCGGCTGCAGGAAGCCCGGCGCCTGATGCTCCATACCCAACTGGATGCCGGGCTGGCCGCGCAGCGGGTGGGCTATCAGAGCGCTTCCCAGTTCTCCCGTGAATACGGGCGTTACTTTGGAAACACGCCCACCAGGGACATGGCCGTCCTGCGGGAGCAGGCCGCGCACTCAGGTGCTGCTTCTCCAGACGCGTGA
- a CDS encoding flavocytochrome c, with product MRHLSSSRLILGCLLGLLLGASPMQAALPQAPGFLAGQHAKNGIACAECHGKGRPVKVDDNETTVNEGCVRCHGSLKEVGAKAQGHINPHVSHLGDIACTACHGGHRGSWAYCGNCHGFELKIPFPATVMKPAEAAPKPPQPASVRRRERTDVVVIGSGAAGMVAALTAHDAGAKVVVLEKQPITGGNSMLAAGGMNAAATRFQAKKGIKDSVELMVKDTMTGGKNLNELELVKILAEQSAASVEYLTELGADLSDVGRMGGASVDRTHRPQGGKAVGAHIVDVLRANAVKRKLDVRVNSRVVRLLENRQGRITGVLVQGRHRGFYRIDAKAVVLAAGGFSANPERVAHYQPTFQGMTSSNQPGATGDGLDLGAAAGGVLKDMEQIQIHPSIAAGSRILITEAVRGNGAILVNREGKRFVNEITTRDAASKATLAQPGQSAFMVFDEGVRQSLKQIDGYFHLELVKEGATPEALAAAIQVPPQALKETLDRYNQAVAAKADAEFKRPDLPRALTTPKFYAIEVKPGVHYTMGGLKISTRTEVMAKDGKPIPGFFAAGEVTGGVHGANRLGGNSISETITFGRIAGAQAAAAAHAPVKP from the coding sequence ATGCGTCACCTTTCGTCGTCTCGGCTGATTCTCGGATGCCTTCTGGGCCTGCTCCTGGGCGCCTCTCCCATGCAGGCCGCCCTGCCGCAGGCCCCCGGCTTTCTGGCTGGCCAGCATGCCAAGAACGGCATCGCCTGCGCCGAATGCCATGGCAAGGGTCGGCCGGTGAAGGTCGATGACAACGAAACCACCGTGAACGAGGGATGCGTCCGTTGCCACGGCAGCCTCAAGGAGGTCGGCGCCAAGGCCCAAGGGCACATCAACCCCCACGTGTCCCACCTGGGTGACATCGCCTGCACGGCCTGCCATGGAGGCCATCGGGGATCCTGGGCCTACTGTGGCAACTGTCACGGCTTTGAGCTGAAGATCCCCTTCCCCGCCACCGTGATGAAACCTGCCGAAGCGGCGCCGAAGCCGCCGCAGCCAGCCTCGGTGCGCCGCCGGGAACGCACGGATGTGGTGGTCATCGGATCCGGCGCCGCCGGCATGGTGGCCGCACTCACGGCCCATGACGCAGGCGCCAAGGTGGTCGTGCTCGAGAAGCAGCCCATCACCGGCGGCAACTCCATGCTGGCCGCCGGGGGCATGAACGCCGCCGCCACCCGCTTCCAGGCCAAGAAAGGCATCAAGGACAGCGTCGAGCTGATGGTCAAGGACACCATGACCGGCGGCAAGAACCTCAATGAGTTGGAGCTGGTGAAGATCCTCGCGGAGCAGTCCGCGGCTTCCGTGGAGTATCTGACGGAACTGGGCGCCGATCTGTCGGACGTGGGCCGCATGGGCGGCGCCAGCGTGGACCGCACCCACCGGCCCCAGGGCGGCAAGGCCGTGGGCGCCCACATCGTCGATGTGCTGCGGGCCAATGCCGTCAAGCGCAAGCTGGATGTCCGCGTGAACAGCCGGGTGGTCCGCCTCCTGGAGAACCGCCAGGGCCGCATCACGGGCGTTCTGGTCCAGGGCCGTCATCGCGGCTTCTACCGCATCGACGCCAAGGCCGTGGTGCTGGCTGCGGGCGGTTTCTCCGCCAACCCCGAACGCGTGGCCCACTACCAGCCGACCTTCCAGGGCATGACCTCTTCCAACCAGCCCGGCGCCACCGGCGATGGCCTGGATCTCGGCGCCGCCGCGGGCGGTGTGCTCAAGGACATGGAGCAGATCCAGATCCATCCCAGCATCGCCGCAGGCAGCCGCATCCTCATCACCGAGGCCGTCCGTGGCAACGGCGCCATCCTGGTGAACCGCGAAGGCAAGCGGTTCGTCAACGAGATCACCACCCGCGACGCGGCGTCCAAGGCCACCCTGGCCCAGCCGGGCCAGAGCGCCTTCATGGTCTTCGACGAGGGCGTGCGCCAGAGCCTCAAGCAGATCGATGGCTATTTTCACCTTGAGTTGGTGAAGGAAGGTGCCACGCCGGAAGCTCTGGCGGCCGCCATCCAGGTGCCGCCCCAGGCCCTGAAGGAGACCCTCGACCGCTACAACCAGGCTGTGGCCGCCAAGGCCGATGCCGAATTCAAGCGCCCCGACCTGCCCCGGGCCCTGACCACGCCGAAGTTCTATGCCATCGAGGTGAAGCCCGGCGTCCACTACACCATGGGTGGGCTGAAGATCAGCACCCGCACCGAGGTGATGGCCAAGGACGGCAAGCCCATCCCCGGGTTCTTCGCCGCGGGCGAAGTCACCGGCGGTGTCCATGGCGCCAACCGCCTGGGTGGCAATTCCATCTCTGAGACCATCACCTTCGGCCGCATCGCCGGTGCCCAGGCTGCCGCCGCGGCCCACGCGCCGGTCAAGCCCTGA
- a CDS encoding FAD-binding and (Fe-S)-binding domain-containing protein — MTTATAASLRDSLSAIVGPDRVLDRPIDLVAFASDASFYRLIPKAVAFAGSVEDVRGLFRLSHAEKIPMTFRAAGTSLSGQSVSDGILVEVARNWRGIQVLEGGAKVKVQPGVIGAHVNHALKAFKAKMGPDPASINTCTVGGILSNNSSGMCCGVTQNAYHTLDSLTFVLPSGTVIDTASPNADEQFRALEPALTAGLLKLKADLLANPALAERIRAKYRMKNTTGYSLNAFIDFDRPVDIFRNLLVGSEGTLAFIAEAVLKSVPDLPVKVTAFLLFPDLHAACAAIVPLRDAGAAALELLDRASLRSVENQPGIPPSIKTLPEGAAALLVEFHGRDESVRADLERTALATTADLKLLEPARFTHDPVEQALFWKIRSGTFPSVGAVRKRGTTVLIEDVAFPIDKLADAAVDLTKLFAKHGYDEAIIFGHAKDGNLHFVITQSFNDQAAVDRYARFIDDVVELVVKKYDGALKAEHGTGRNMAPFVEAEWGPEAKAVMEQLKDLVDPLRLLNPGVILNADPKCHLADLKPMPGVEEEVDKCIECGYCEPKCPSRELTLTPRQRIVVRREMARLEGNRENPALLDSLKQSFNYMAVETCAADGLCATACPVSIDTGQLTKRFRKASHSRRAQKIALSVARNFATVEPVMRVALRSGHLVQSLFGPKAMPFITRIMKAFGASHQWSPEMPKAAKAPLPVTSKEKAQAIYFPACISRMMGHLPGEPEELSLVEALVKLAERAGVPVYIPLDVEGTCCGVPFSSKGFDLAHQFTLNRAIEKFWEWSDGGRLSIVMDTSPCTYGVVTGRGYLTPENQQKFDAMKIIDSTAFAYDVLLPRLQVNRKVNSVVLHPVCSLTKMNLLPKLEGVAKACADTVVVPRDAGCCGFAGDRGFTHAELTASATKHEAKEVKSQTYDGYYASSRTCEVGMTRSTGSVYRSFLYLLESATRPEASK; from the coding sequence ATGACCACTGCCACCGCCGCCTCCTTGAGGGATTCCCTTTCGGCCATCGTGGGCCCGGATCGGGTGCTCGATCGCCCCATCGACCTCGTCGCCTTCGCCTCGGATGCCAGTTTCTATCGGCTTATTCCCAAGGCGGTGGCCTTCGCGGGCAGCGTCGAGGATGTGCGCGGGCTCTTTCGTTTGAGCCATGCGGAGAAGATCCCCATGACCTTCCGGGCCGCGGGCACCAGCCTGTCAGGCCAGTCCGTCTCCGATGGCATCCTCGTGGAAGTGGCCCGCAACTGGCGCGGCATCCAAGTGCTGGAAGGCGGCGCCAAGGTGAAGGTGCAACCGGGTGTCATCGGTGCCCATGTCAATCACGCGCTGAAGGCCTTCAAGGCCAAGATGGGCCCCGATCCGGCCTCCATCAACACCTGCACCGTGGGCGGCATCCTGTCCAACAATTCCAGCGGCATGTGCTGCGGCGTCACCCAGAACGCCTACCACACCCTGGATTCACTGACCTTCGTGCTGCCCTCGGGCACCGTCATCGACACGGCCTCACCCAACGCCGATGAGCAGTTCCGCGCCCTCGAGCCCGCCCTGACCGCAGGGCTGTTGAAGCTGAAGGCGGATCTCCTGGCCAATCCCGCCCTGGCGGAGCGCATCCGGGCCAAGTACCGCATGAAGAACACCACCGGCTATTCGCTGAACGCCTTCATCGATTTCGACCGGCCCGTGGATATCTTCCGCAACCTGCTGGTGGGCTCCGAAGGCACCCTGGCCTTCATTGCGGAAGCCGTGCTGAAGTCCGTGCCGGACCTGCCGGTGAAGGTGACGGCCTTCCTCCTGTTCCCCGACCTCCATGCGGCCTGCGCCGCCATCGTGCCCCTGCGGGATGCGGGCGCCGCCGCCCTGGAGCTGCTGGATCGAGCCTCGCTGCGCTCGGTGGAAAACCAGCCGGGTATTCCACCCAGCATCAAGACCCTGCCCGAAGGCGCCGCGGCCCTGCTGGTGGAATTCCATGGCCGCGATGAATCGGTCCGCGCCGACCTGGAACGCACCGCCCTGGCCACCACCGCCGACCTCAAACTGCTGGAGCCCGCCCGCTTCACCCACGATCCCGTGGAGCAGGCCCTCTTCTGGAAGATCCGCTCGGGCACCTTCCCTTCCGTGGGCGCCGTGCGCAAGCGCGGAACCACGGTGCTCATCGAGGATGTGGCCTTCCCCATCGATAAGCTGGCCGACGCCGCCGTGGATCTGACGAAACTCTTCGCCAAGCACGGCTACGACGAGGCCATCATTTTCGGCCACGCCAAGGATGGCAACCTGCACTTCGTCATCACCCAGTCCTTCAACGATCAGGCCGCCGTGGACCGCTATGCCCGCTTCATCGACGACGTGGTGGAGCTGGTGGTGAAGAAATACGACGGGGCCCTCAAAGCCGAGCACGGCACGGGCCGCAACATGGCGCCCTTCGTGGAGGCCGAGTGGGGCCCTGAGGCCAAGGCCGTCATGGAGCAGCTCAAGGATCTGGTGGATCCCCTGCGCCTGCTCAACCCCGGCGTGATCCTGAATGCCGATCCCAAGTGCCATTTGGCCGACCTCAAGCCCATGCCCGGCGTGGAGGAGGAAGTCGACAAGTGCATCGAGTGCGGCTACTGCGAGCCCAAGTGCCCCAGCCGCGAGCTCACCCTCACGCCACGCCAGCGCATCGTCGTGCGCCGTGAAATGGCCCGGCTGGAGGGGAACCGGGAGAACCCTGCCCTGCTCGACTCCCTCAAGCAATCCTTCAACTACATGGCGGTGGAGACCTGTGCGGCCGATGGCCTCTGCGCCACGGCCTGCCCGGTCAGCATCGACACGGGCCAGCTCACCAAGCGCTTCCGCAAAGCCAGCCACAGCCGCCGCGCCCAAAAGATCGCCCTGTCCGTGGCCAGGAACTTCGCCACTGTGGAACCGGTCATGCGCGTGGCCCTGCGCTCGGGGCACCTGGTGCAGAGCCTCTTCGGCCCCAAGGCCATGCCCTTCATCACGCGCATCATGAAGGCCTTCGGCGCCTCCCATCAGTGGAGCCCCGAAATGCCCAAGGCGGCCAAGGCCCCCCTGCCCGTCACCTCCAAGGAAAAGGCCCAGGCCATCTACTTCCCCGCCTGCATCTCCCGCATGATGGGCCACCTGCCCGGCGAGCCCGAGGAACTGAGCCTGGTGGAGGCCCTGGTGAAGCTGGCCGAGCGGGCAGGCGTACCTGTCTACATCCCCCTCGATGTGGAAGGCACCTGCTGCGGCGTCCCTTTCTCCTCCAAGGGCTTCGACCTGGCCCACCAATTCACCCTCAACCGGGCCATCGAGAAGTTCTGGGAATGGAGCGACGGCGGCCGCCTGTCCATCGTCATGGACACCAGCCCCTGCACCTATGGCGTGGTCACAGGCCGCGGCTACCTCACGCCCGAGAACCAGCAGAAGTTCGATGCGATGAAGATCATCGACAGCACAGCCTTCGCCTATGATGTGCTCCTGCCTCGCCTTCAGGTGAACCGCAAGGTGAACTCCGTGGTGCTCCATCCGGTCTGTTCGCTCACCAAGATGAACCTGCTGCCCAAGCTGGAAGGCGTCGCCAAGGCCTGCGCCGACACGGTGGTGGTGCCCCGGGATGCGGGCTGCTGCGGCTTTGCCGGGGACCGCGGCTTCACCCACGCCGAACTGACCGCCTCGGCCACCAAGCACGAAGCCAAGGAAGTGAAAAGCCAGACCTACGATGGCTACTACGCCAGCAGCCGCACCTGCGAGGTGGGCATGACCCGCTCCACGGGGTCGGTGTACCGCAGCTTCCTCTACCTGCTCGAATCCGCCACTCGCCCGGAGGCCTCCAAGTGA